From the Callithrix jacchus isolate 240 chromosome 22, calJac240_pri, whole genome shotgun sequence genome, the window ggaattacaggtgcccactaccatgcctgactcatttttgtattttttttagtagtaatcaggttttgccacgttggccaggctggtctcaaactcccgacctcaggcgatccactcaccttgacctcccgaagCACTGGAATtgtaggcacgagccaccatgcctggtctgttGCCTGATTTTTATTGTACCCTCTCTGACTTCAGGCCCCGGAGGTGACACATGGAACTACAAGTGTCACGTGATGACGAAACTCACCGCGAAGGAGGATGTGCCCTGTGGTTTTGAAAAACCTGCTGCCGACTGGCTGGAAATGCAGATGCTGGTTGGTGCCTTCGGTGCAGACCAGTGGGGCTTCCGGCCCCACACTGTGGTTCTGCATGGGAAGTCGGGAATCGGAAAATCGGCTCTGGCCAGGAGGATCGTGCTGTCCTGGGCGCAAGGTCAACTCTTCCAGAATATGTTCTCCTACGTCTTCTTCCTCCCCATTCGAGAGGTGCAGCGGAGGAAGGAGGCCAGCGTCGCAGAGCTCATCTCCAGGGAGTGGCCAGACTCCCAGGTTCCCGTGACGGAGATTGTGTCCCGGCCGGAAAGGCTGCTGTTCATCCTCGACGGTTTTGACGACCTGGGCGGCTCCGACGTCCACAGTGACACGAAGCTCTGCAGAGCCTGGGCCGAGAGGCAGCCCACGGGCGCCCTCATACACAGTCTGCTGAGGAAAGTCCTGCTCCCCGAGTCCTTCCTGATCGTCACCGTCCGAGACGTGGGCGTTGAGAGGCTCAAGTCTCAGGTGGTGTCCCCCCGTTACCTGCTTGTGAGGGGAATCTCCGCAGAAAGAAGAATCCACCTGCTCCTGGAGCATGGGGCCGGGGAGCATCAGAAGGCACAGGTGGCGCGTGCCATGATGAGCAACCGTGGGCTGTTGGACCAGTGCGAGGTGCCCGCCGTGGGCGTGCTGGTCCGCGTGGCTCTGCAGCTGCAGGACGTGGAGGGGGAGGGCGTCAGCCTCACACTCACCGGCCTGTACGCCGCCTTCGTGTTCCATCAGCTCACCCCTCGAGACGTGGCCCGGCGCTGCCTCGACCTGGAAGAAAGGGCCGTCCTGCAGCGCCTGTGCCGCATGGCCGTGGAAGGAGTGTGGAATATGAAGTCTGTGTTTGACAGAGACGACCTCTTGATTCACGGACTCGGGGAGTCCGAGCTCCGGGCTCTGTTTGGCACGGACGTCCTTCTCCGGGACGGCCACTGTGAGGAGGAGCACTTCACGTTTTTCCACCTGAGCCTCCAGGACTTCTGCGCGGCCTTGTACTACGTGTTAGAGGGGCTGGACGTCGAGCCGGCGCTCTGTCCTCTGTTCATGGAGAAGGGCAAGAGGTCGGTGGAGCTGAGACAGGCGGGTTTCCACAGCCACCTGCTTGGGATGAAGCGTTTCTTGTTTGGCCTCATGAACGAAGACGTCAGGAGGCCGCTGGAGGTCCTGCTGGGCTGCCCCGTTCCGCTGGGGGTGAAGCCGAAGCTTCTGCACTGGGTGTCCCTGTTGGGTCAGCAGACCGACGCCACCGCCCCAGCCGACACCCTGGACGCCTTCCACTGCCTTTTCGAGACTCAAGACGAAGAGTTTGTTCGCTCGGCCTTAAAAGGCTTCCGGGAAGTGTGGCTTCCGATCTGCGAGACCATGGACTTGACGGTGTCGTCCTTCTGTCTCCAGCACTGTCCAAATTTGCGGAAAATTCGGGTGGATGTCAAGGGGCTCTTCCTGAGGGATGAGTCGGCTGAGGCGTGGCCTGTGGTTCCTCAGTGGTAAGTGCCCGGGGCAGTTTTAGTCTATGCCGTCTACCGGGCTCTGTGTCCCTGCTGCTGGGACTTAAcaatatttccaggaatttcaaGATCCCAGGTAACTGACTGAGGACGAACCGCCCAGATGATGTCCAGTAGCCTAAAATGCCAGGACCTGAATCTGGCTTATTGTCCATACCTGGGAAAGGTCTTTCAAAATACAGGGCCCCATCCACAACTCTGAAGGCAGGGCTCTGGGGTTGAAACCCAGGAATAtgtagtttcttttattttttaattcattttattttgagacacagtcttgctctgtcgcccaggctggagtgcagtggtgcgatctcggttcactgcgacttccacctcccgggttcgagtgattctcctgtcccagcttcccgagtagctgggactacaggtgtgtgcccacacccagctaatttttgtgtttttagtagagatggggttccaccatgttggccaggctggtctcgaactcctgaccttgtgatccgcccgcctctgcctcccacagtgctgggactacaggcatgagccagctccTGCTATCGATGTTATCGCTCAGGTTTGTGTATCGCTTGTGTGGTATGGGGTCCGGGGCCGCGCTGTCCAATAGTGTTTTGTGATGAAAATACTCCACGTGCCTTGTCCAGTAGGGCGGCCACCATCTGAAATGCGGCGAGACTGTGGAGGTGAAAGTCATCTGACTCCATTACAACTCATTTCTAGGTGTGTTTGTtcttgtgttttgagacagagtctcactctcctGCCCTGGCTACGGTGCAGCGGCATTGTCTCCGCTCACTGCACGCTCTGCCTCCTGcgatcaagcgattctcatgcttcattttcacaggtagctgggattacaggtgcccaccccaaccatgctcagctaatttctgcgtttttggtagagacggggtttcctcatctttaccaggctggtctctaactcatgatccatcttcctcagcctcccacagtgctgggtttacaggcatgagccaccgcgcctggctttaattttttttttttttttgagatcatgtctgtcgcccgggctggagtgcagtggtgtgatctcagttcactgcaacctcatctcccgggttcaagtgattctcctgactcagcctcctgagtagctgggattacaggcgttcgccaccacacctggctgatttttgtatttttagtagggacagagtttcaccgtgttggccaggctcatctcaaactcctgatctcagatgatctgcccacctcagcctcccaacgtgctgggattacaggtgtgggccactgttcctggcctcatTTATATTTAATCACCTATAGCTGTTTTTTAGATCTGACTAATGCAGGTCTAGAAAACAGTTTGCTGGACCGTCTCAGCGCCCATCCTCCCGTGACCCAGAACACCTCGGTGACAAATGTGGACAGGCGGGGTGtgggggttcatgcctgtaatcccagcactttgggaggcagagagaaaaggattgcttgaggccaggtttTTTTTAGACTAGCAAccaagtaagaccctgtctctacaagaactCTTAGAGCTAGCCAGTGtggaggtgtgtgcctgtggccccagctactcaggaggccgaggtgggaggatcatttgagcccaggagctgagggctgcagtgagttgtgatcacgccacttcattccagcttgggtgacagggtgagactctgtcctttaaaaaaaaaaaaaaaaaaaaaaaaaaagaatgtggacaTTCCCTGGTGGTCTCGTTGTTaggaaatttttaagaaaataaatgaatggccaggcacagtggctcacgcctgtaatcccagcactttgggaggccgaggcaggtggatcacgaggtcaagacatcgagaccatcctggccaacatggtgaaaccccgtctctactaaaaatacaaaaattagccaggtgtggtggtgggtgcctgtaatcccagctactcaggaggctgaggcaggagaatcacttgaacccgggaggcagaggttgcagtgagccgcgatcatgccattctactccagcctggcgacagagcaagattgtctcaaaaaaaaagaaaagaaaaggtggtgACCATTGCTACCTGTCTGCTAATTCCTAAATCCCAGGCCTGCTACTTCCTGGCAGTGTGACCTCGGGCAAGTGCCTCTGctgctctgtgccttggtttccccatctgtaaaacgggTCATGGCGTCTACCTATCCAGTTGCTAGGAGACAGGTTTTTACAGCTGCAGCTCTCaggaactgtgcctggcacttagGTGACAGATGTCAGCTAATGATACTGCCACAGCTAAACTGACTGCTGGCGTTCGTGGAACCCTGGACGAACCTGGTTCTGAATTTCAGCCTTGCCACCAACTAGGGGAAACGGCACCAGCCTCATGGGTTTAAAACAGCATCAAATACTCAAGtggggctgggcgtggcggctcacgcctctaatccctgcactttgggaggtcgaggcgggtggatcacttgaggtcgggagtctgagaccagcctggccaacataatgaaacctcatctctgctaaaaatacaaaaatgatctgggtgtggtggtacatgcctgtattccctcccagctacttgggaggctgaggcaggagaattgctggaacccaagaggcagaagttgcagtgagctgagatgctaccactgcactccagcctgggtgacagaaccagactccatctttaaaagacaaaaaaacttgactgtgtgcagtggctcatgcctgtaatcccagcactttgggaggccgaggcgggtggatcacttgaggtcaggagtttgagaccagcttggtcaacgtggtgaaaccccgtctgtactaaaaaatataaaagttggccacgcgtggtggcgcgtgcctgtgatcccagctactgggacgGCTGAGGCCAGAAAGTCACTTCAGcttgggaggcgtaggttgcagtgagcagagatgacggcacctgctctccagcctgggcgacagactccgtctccaaaagaaaaaaatacaaggtaGAATCATGAGGTCTTTGTCCTTCTGTGGCTGGTATATGTCACCTAACATACActccgggttcatccatgttgtcgaAAACGGGAGAATGTTCTTGTTTAAGGGTGTGTGACATTCCGTTTACGTATGTATCTTTTCATCCACTAGCGGACGTGTCAGTTTTCCACGTCTGAGCCATGATGGACGATGGCACGGTGAACGTGGGAGACCGCACGCCTCTTCCCTGTTCTCCTGGGTGTATAcgcccagaagtgggattgctctGTTAACATTTTTAGGAACCTCCGTACTGTTTTCCAAGCTATTGCACCATTTAATGTTCGTGTGGGAACTAGAATTGAGGCGATTGTGACTGAGGGGCTAGCGGCTCCTAGTCATGCCTACAGTACCCTCTTGGGTACCGATACGTCCAGGCGAAGGCAGGGTGGACACAGGGGCCGTCATCCAGGCATGATAGCATCTGCTACGTTGCTTCAGAGCCTCGGAAGCCACCCCGGTCTTGCCTCGATAGGTCAGTTCCTCTCCTCTGACATGTTGCCAGGACTGCTCACGTTAAACCCCATCCTGCCAGAGATCACATGTCTATTCCTCTCTGACATAGGCTGCGGGGTAAGACCCTTGTTGATGAGCAGTGGGAGAATTTCTGCTCCGTGCTTGGCACCCACCCCCACCTGCAGCAGCTGGACCTGGGCAGCAGCATGCTGACCGAACGGGCCATGAAGACCTTGTGTGCCAAGCTGAGGCCTCCCGCCTGCAAGATACAGACCCTGAGGTAAGGGTGCCCCACCCCTGGGAGAGATTCCCTTCCGGTGATGCTGTCCCCCAGCTCCCGAGTGAAGGCCCATCTGGAGGGCGAAGTGCCGTGAAAGGTGTGGGAAGCAAGTTCCCAAAAGCACTGAGACCGTGTGATGTTACCGAAGCAGCTTCCTTGATGCTGGCTTTGGAAGGATTAAGCTCCCTGACGCAGGGATTGTTAATACCATTTAATAGGCTGTTCCCAGTAGCTGGCCAGTCTCAGGCACTCGGGCAATTGttgctttaaaatgaaatacaattaatTAGAAATCTGCAAGTTAGAATGGGAgaaggggccaggcatgatggctacCGCCTGGCATCCCAGCATGTcgggaggtggaagcaggtgaatcacaaggtcaagagttcgagaccagcctggccaacatggtgaaaccccacctctactaaaaatataaaaattagcctggcatggtcgtgggtgcctgttatcccagctactcaggaggctgaggcaggagaatcacttgaacccgggaggcggaggttgcagtgagccgagatcgcaccactgcactccagcctgggcaatagagggagactccatctcaaagaaaagggagaaggatgagaagaaaaatgaggatACAACTAGACGTCACCGGTATCTAATGTACCTCCCTTTCCCCATCTCCTGCAGGCTGAGAAACGCACAGATGACCCACGGTCTGCGGCATCTCTGGAGAACCCTCATCACCGACCGTAACCTGAGATCCCTCAACTTGGGAAGCACCCACCTGAAGGAAGAGGACGTCAGGATGGCGTGTGAAGCCTTAAAACACCCCAGATGTATGTTGGAGTCTTTGAGGTACGTTTTGCCTTTTGCTTCTCCAGGTTTACTTGTTTTTGAAATGAGGGAAAGTGGCGCAAATTTAAGCGTTGTAGAGATAAAGAACTTCTGGTAATGCGTGCTGGTGGGTGTTGGTTGCAGGGGCTTTTAACTCCACTGGATTGTACAACTAAATAGTTAAAATAGTCCATTTGAGTTTGAAAATATGTTATCGcaataaaaaaaagctcaaagtTTCACAGTGTAtccttttggagacagagtctcactctgttgcccaggctggagcacagtggcacagtctcgactcactgcaacctccgcttcccaggttaaagcgatcctcctgcctcagcctccagagtagctgggattacaggcacccaccaccgtgcccagcgaatttttttgtattttttagtagaaatgtggttttgccatgttggccaggctggtctcaaacccctgacctcgtgatccatccgcctcagcctcccaaagtgctgggcttagaggcatgagccactgcacccggcctgtaaaaatgtttttatgcagAGGCAAGGTATCACTtggttgcccagtctggtcttgaactcctggactcaggtgatcctctctcctctgccttccagagtactgagattataggcgtgagccaccatacctggtgaGATTTTaattgtataatgatcaaatgtGCCTTTCtggacctggtgtggtggctgatgcctgtaatcccagcactttgggaggctaaggcaggcagatcacctgaggtcaggagttcaagaccagcctggccaacctggtgaaactccaactctactaaaaagaccaaagttggccaggtgtgataggcacctgtcatctcagctacttgggaggctgaatcaggagaatctcttgaagccaggaggcagaggttgcagtgaaccgagaccatgccactgcactccagccttggcaagaagagtgaaactctgttgcaaagaaagaaaaagtgcccGTGTGGTAGTTCCTCCCGGTGGTTAATCTCACATACAGCAGCTTAATATCAAAACGGGGAAGCAGAGCCTGGCACGGTATGTGCGCGTTATTCTGTGTCAGTCAATCACATCTAGATTTGTGAGTCACACACATGGCCCTCCCCCACCGCACAGCTCCTACTCCCCGTCTCTGTATAACCTTGTCGTTTTGTCAATGCTCTTCAAGTGAAATCAGCCCTTAAGCTCCACCCACGCAGTCATGTGCTACACATTTTGTTCCTTTCTGTTGGTGACAGCTATTCGATGCTGTAGAGCACCACGGTTTAACGACTCAGCTAACCAACCACTCACTCGTGTGACTGCTCGCTCACGTGTCCACCGACTCGCGTGTCCACCGACTCGCGTGTCCACCGACTCGCGTGTCCACCGACTCGCGTGTCCACCGACTCGCGTGTCCACCGACTCGCGTGCCCACCCACCGACTCGCGTGCCCACCCACCGACTCGCGTGCCCACCCACCGACTCGCGTGCCCACCCACCGACTCGCGTGCCCACCCACCGACTCGCGTGCCCACCCACCGACTCAggtacccacccacccactcacatGACCACCGACTCACTCAGGTAACCACTCACATAACCACTCAGTATCCACTCGCTCGCATATCCACTCACGTGTCCACTCACTCACGTGTCCACTCACTCACGTGTCCACTCACTCACGTGTCCACTCACTCACGTGTCCACTCACTCACGTGTCCACTCACTCACGTGTCCACTCACTCACGTGTCCACTCACTCACGTATCCACTCACGTATGCACTCACGTATCCACTCGCCCACTCAGGTGACCGCTCGCCCACTCAGGTGACCACTCAGGTGACTGCTCGCTCGCTCACTCAGGTGACCGCTCGCCCACTCAGGTGACCGCTCGCCCACTCAGGTGACCGCTCACGTGACCACTCAGGtgaccactcactcactcacgtAACCACTCACCTAACCATGGAGGGACACTTGGGTTGGTTGGTTCCAGTCTGGGGCTCGTAATGCAGTTTGTAAGTCCTGGGAAGCTCGTCTGTTCATTAGCTTGGTCTGAAGATACTACTCTTTAAatgtgtgtagtttttttttttcttttgagactgaatctcactcagttgcccaggctgaagtgcagtggtacaatcttggcacgttgcaacctccacctcctggattcgagcaattctcctgccccagcctcccaggtagctgggattacaggtgcccaccaccacacctgtctaatttctgtatttttagtagaaatggggttttgccatgttggccaggctggtcttgaacctctgacttCCAGTGATCTGCTCGCCGCACCCTCCCAAACACAGCATTCTGAGACAGACGAGCACAACCCCTGCTTTGAGCTTTGTTAGTGGCACATAAACTAACATCGAAGAAGAAGAATTGGCTTTGCACCGTACGTGTTTTGCCTGGCAGCCAGGAACCGCACTTAAAAAAGCAATACAGGGAAGTTGTCCAAAGCACGGATGTTCTGTCGGGATGGAAACACCGTGCCTGATACTGTTTGGGGTTTATCTGGAAACGGACTGGAGGAAGCGGCAGGCTCAGTCCTCTGCTCACTCTCTGCACCACAGGTTGTGGGACTGGAGCTTTGGGTTAAAGAATAAGACAGACGTTGTCAGAAAACATAGGTGGAGGCTGTTTGGGGACAAGGAAGGAAAAGGCGTGAAGTCACTTAGGTCCAGTTTCCTGGAAGTCTGAGTTTACCTTCTCAGAGCTCACAGGGGCGGGAGTGttgctctctcctctcccctcctgtaTTCCCGGAACCTAGAACTGTTCTCTTCCCAACACCTGGCCTATATTCTAAACATTCCAAAAACACCACATTCCACATACTCCAGAAATAACATATGCCAAAGTGTGTATTGGATAGAGGGATGACGGGATGGGGAGCTCTCAGTGGGAGACTTTGGCTTTGAAAGATGGATTGGGCCACATTGTGAAGGGTTTCCTTCAGTGTCACATTGAGAAGCTGGAATTTTCTTCTATTCAGTGACTGATACTTGATTACGCATGTGGCACTACGACACGTTCCGCGGATGTGCTGATGAATGAGACGGGATTCCTGCTCTCGTGATGCTCACAGGCCAGCACAGGGAGATCAGAACGAGACAGAATGCTGTGTGTGTACACGCGGCAGGAGCCTGCCAGGCTTGGAGAGCTCTAACAGTTCTGCCTACAACTCGacacaggccagacacagtggttctcgcctgtaatcccagcacttgcggaggctgaggcaggtggatcacgaggtcaagagatcgagaccatcccggtcaacatggtgaaaccccgtctctactaaaaatacaaaaaattagctgggcatggtggtgcgtgcctgtagtcccagctactcaggaggctgaggccagggcatcgtctgaacccaggaggcggaggttgcggtgagctgagactgcgatgctgcgctccagcctgggccacagagcaaaactctgtctcaaaaaaagatagaGCTGCTCCGTTTATCTCTGCGCCAGCGAGGCACTGGTCTAAGTGTTGCTCGGCTATTCTAATATTCTGACCCTCACAACCACCACTGAGATTGGTAGTGCTGTCTTCCTCATTTCCAGGGGgtaaactgagtcacagagctgCTAAACTACTTGCTTAATAGGAAATTAAGTGATGCGTTGGACTTGGGTGGACGTGGCGGCTCGTGGGGCAGCTGTGCATGCATCTTTGGTAAATACTGCCGGTCATCGCGGAAGCTCATGCCTTTCAGCAAATGCTTGAGTGCCCGCTGTATACCGGGCACTGTTGCCACAGCTGCCAAGGGGAACGTAGAGAACAAGGCCACCAGGCCTCCGCCTTCGTGGAGATGACATTctaggaaggaaggcaggcaggaaaccAGCACTCGCATAGTATGTGAAATGTtggctggaggccaggcacaggggcttaggcctgtaatcccagcactttgggaggccagggtgggtggatcaccaaggtcaggagttcaagaccagcctggccaacatggtgaaactcccctGCCTCTAGTAAAACTGCGAGacaatagccgggcatggtggcgggtgcctgtaaccccagctcctaaggaggctgagtcaggagaatggcttgaacctgggaggcggaggttgcagtgagctgagaccacatcactgcactccagcctgggtgacagcaagacgctgtctcaaaaaagagaaatgttggCTCGGGCACATTGCTGTGAATGCTGACTAGAGGAGAACGGTGGAGGGAGGCGGGGTAGGTGAAGGTCTGCCTTACCGGAAAGGCAACCTTCAAAAGACGTGAAAACCTgaggaagcggggagggggaTGATGAGATGGAAGGAACAGCAACTTCTCAGACCGGAGAGGAGCAGACAGTCCCAGGGCCAGGAGAAGGGCCGGCGGGGCTGGCACGTGCCGAGTGGAGGGGAAATGGGCTGCGGTGGGGAAATGGGCTGCGGTGGGGAAATGGGCTGCGGTGGGGAAATGGGCTGCGGTGGGGAAATGGGCTGCGGTGGGGAAATGGGCTGCGGTGGGGAAATGGGCTGCGGTGGGGAAATGGGCTGCGGTGGGGAAATGGGCTGCGGTGGGGAAATGGGCTGCGGTGGGGAAATGGGCTGCGGTGGGGAAATGGGCTGCGGTGGGGAAATGGGCTGCGGTGGGGAAATGGGCTGCGGTGGGGAAATGGGCTGCGGTGGGGAAATGGGCTGCGGTGGGGAAATGGGCTGCGGTGGGGAAATGGGCTGCGGTGGGGAAATGGGCTGCGGTGGGGAAATGGGCTGCGGTGGGGAAATGGGCTGCGGTGGGGAAATGGGCTGCGGTGGGGAAATGGGCTGCGGTGGGGAAATGGGCTGCGGTGGGGAAATGGGCTGCGGTGGGGAAATGGGCTGCGGTGGGGAAATGGGCTGCGGTGGGTGCGAGCCGCGGTTGCCTCTTGCTGCTGTTCTCTGCAGGCTGGATCGCTGTGGACTGACCCTCACCTGTTACCTGAAGATCTCGCAGATCCTTACCACCTCCCCCAGCCTGAGCTCCCTGAGCCTGGCAGGAAATGAGGTGACGGACGACGGAGTGAAGGTTCTCGGTGAGGTCTTCAAGGTCGCCCAGTGCGCCCTGCAGAAGCTCACGTGAGTTCCACCCCGTTTCCACCAGGATTACCTTCACTTAGCTTCTCCAGGTCACGGGGAGAGGGGAATGGGCAGGTGCACGACTCAGGGGTGAGGAGGGAAGTTGGGACCTCCCGAGACTGCCCGGGTGTCAGGGTTTGAGAATAACCTGATACACAGCTGTCCTTGCCATGAAA encodes:
- the NLRP5 gene encoding NACHT, LRR and PYD domains-containing protein 5 encodes the protein MLRIQDSNQVLPRWPGWSQTPDLRRSTHLDLPKHWNCRHEPPCLVCCLIFIVPSLTSGPGGDTWNYKCHVMTKLTAKEDVPCGFEKPAADWLEMQMLVGAFGADQWGFRPHTVVLHGKSGIGKSALARRIVLSWAQGQLFQNMFSYVFFLPIREVQRRKEASVAELISREWPDSQVPVTEIVSRPERLLFILDGFDDLGGSDVHSDTKLCRAWAERQPTGALIHSLLRKVLLPESFLIVTVRDVGVERLKSQVVSPRYLLVRGISAERRIHLLLEHGAGEHQKAQVARAMMSNRGLLDQCEVPAVGVLVRVALQLQDVEGEGVSLTLTGLYAAFVFHQLTPRDVARRCLDLEERAVLQRLCRMAVEGVWNMKSVFDRDDLLIHGLGESELRALFGTDVLLRDGHCEEEHFTFFHLSLQDFCAALYYVLEGLDVEPALCPLFMEKGKRSVELRQAGFHSHLLGMKRFLFGLMNEDVRRPLEVLLGCPVPLGVKPKLLHWVSLLGQQTDATAPADTLDAFHCLFETQDEEFVRSALKGFREVWLPICETMDLTVSSFCLQHCPNLRKIRVDVKGLFLRDESAEAWPVVPQWLRGKTLVDEQWENFCSVLGTHPHLQQLDLGSSMLTERAMKTLCAKLRPPACKIQTLRLRNAQMTHGLRHLWRTLITDRNLRSLNLGSTHLKEEDVRMACEALKHPRCMLESLRLDRCGLTLTCYLKISQILTTSPSLSSLSLAGNEVTDDGVKVLGEVFKVAQCALQKLTLQDCGITATGCHSLASALVTSHSLTHLCLSNNHLGNEGVSLLCRSLRLPHCGLQRLMLNHCNLDIAGCGFLALTLLGNARLRHLSLSMNPLEDSGVKLLCEVMGEPSCHLQDLELVSCRLTAECCESLSYVMARSRYLRSLDLSDNAVGDVGVTALCEGLKQRKCVLRRLGLKSCGLTSGCCEELSLALSCNRHLAGLNLAQNNFSPAGMRKLCSAFACPTSNLRIIGLWKWQYPVQIRKLLEEVQLLKPRMVIDGSWYSFDDDDRYWWKN